A genomic segment from Pseudomonadota bacterium encodes:
- the purF gene encoding amidophosphoribosyltransferase has protein sequence MCGIIGISNHPEASNLAYLGLYAMQHRGQESAGIIATDGEQYTIHKGMGLVADIFSEENIAKLSGTLAIGHVRYSTTGSSSMENVQPFMINFSLGTLAIAHNGNLVNAEEIKRELVNNGSIFQSSMDSEVIMHLIACSRESELIGRIADSLKQVKGAYSLLFMNENQLIAARDPRAVRPLVLGKLKDSYIVASETCAFDLLEAEFIREIEPGEILAISKKGIKSYFPFPAKKMAHCIFEYIYFARPDSIMFGETVYDVRIRLGRQLAREHPVKADMVIPIPDSGTPAALGYAKESGIPWELGLIRNHYVGRTFIEPQNSIRHFGVKIKLNAIKSVIKDKRVVVIDDSIVRGTTSRKIIKMIRAAGAREVHVRISSPPTDYPCYYGIDTPTRNELIASSHTVEDIRKYITADSLGYISSNGLKQVISGQDCFCDACFTGNYPITFPAIEQASQPALF, from the coding sequence ATGTGTGGTATTATCGGGATTTCCAACCATCCTGAGGCCAGCAATCTGGCCTATCTGGGACTTTATGCCATGCAGCACCGGGGGCAGGAAAGCGCCGGCATCATTGCCACAGACGGTGAACAGTATACCATTCATAAAGGCATGGGACTGGTTGCTGACATTTTTTCTGAAGAAAACATAGCAAAACTTTCCGGCACCCTGGCAATTGGTCATGTTCGCTACTCCACCACCGGGTCAAGCAGTATGGAAAATGTCCAGCCGTTCATGATCAACTTCTCCCTCGGCACCCTTGCTATTGCCCATAACGGCAACCTGGTAAATGCCGAGGAGATTAAGCGTGAGCTGGTCAATAATGGCTCCATATTCCAGTCCTCGATGGATTCCGAAGTCATCATGCATCTGATTGCCTGTTCCCGGGAGTCAGAACTTATAGGACGGATTGCTGATTCTCTGAAGCAGGTAAAAGGAGCTTATTCTCTCCTGTTCATGAATGAAAACCAATTGATTGCCGCCCGGGATCCACGGGCTGTACGTCCATTGGTTCTGGGAAAGCTGAAAGACAGCTACATTGTCGCCTCGGAAACCTGTGCCTTTGATCTGCTGGAAGCGGAATTTATCCGCGAGATTGAACCGGGAGAAATTCTGGCCATTTCAAAAAAGGGGATCAAATCCTACTTCCCCTTTCCCGCCAAAAAAATGGCCCACTGTATTTTTGAATATATTTATTTTGCCCGCCCCGACAGTATCATGTTCGGGGAAACGGTCTATGATGTCCGTATCCGCCTGGGTCGCCAGCTGGCAAGAGAGCACCCGGTAAAAGCGGATATGGTCATTCCAATTCCTGATTCCGGCACCCCGGCGGCTCTGGGTTATGCCAAGGAAAGCGGTATTCCCTGGGAACTGGGACTGATCAGGAATCATTATGTGGGCAGAACATTTATTGAACCCCAGAATTCCATCCGCCACTTCGGCGTCAAGATAAAGCTGAATGCCATAAAAAGCGTCATTAAGGATAAACGGGTGGTGGTCATAGATGACTCCATCGTCCGGGGAACCACATCCAGGAAGATCATTAAAATGATCCGCGCTGCCGGCGCCCGAGAAGTCCATGTGCGCATCAGTTCCCCACCTACCGACTATCCCTGCTATTACGGGATCGACACCCCAACCAGAAATGAGCTTATCGCCTCCAGCCATACGGTGGAGGATATCCGGAAATACATTACCGCCGACAGCCTCGGATACATCAGCAGCAACGGATTGAAACAGGTAATTAGCGGCCAGGATTGTTTCTGTGACGCCTGTTTTACCGGTAATTATCCCATCACTTTCCCGGCCATTGAACAGGCCAGCCAACCGGCCCTTTTCTAA
- a CDS encoding exodeoxyribonuclease III: protein MNQNIRMVSWNVNGIRAVEKKGEMSSFLERYEPDIFLLQEIKARPEQLSRELTAHPEYQQFYHPAKKSGYAGTGIWVKKNRFSEPEFLTGMPDFDDDEGRVAQVKIGNNHIFGVYFPNGGKSDAAWQGKLTFYEDFLAYINGLRANGDNVIFAGDVNCCHEAIDIARPKENDGKIGYHPEERKRISAWIDNGWIDVWRQTYPDKGDVYSWWSFRSAARSRNVGWRLDYFFADRDFFPRVRKIAYLGEQMGSDHCPVMMEVDKLQE from the coding sequence ATGAATCAGAATATCAGAATGGTTTCCTGGAATGTCAATGGCATCCGGGCGGTGGAAAAAAAAGGTGAGATGTCCAGTTTTTTAGAACGCTATGAGCCGGATATTTTTCTTCTGCAGGAAATTAAAGCCCGCCCTGAGCAGCTATCCCGGGAGTTGACGGCTCACCCGGAATATCAGCAGTTCTACCATCCGGCGAAAAAATCCGGTTATGCCGGCACTGGCATATGGGTAAAGAAAAATCGGTTTTCTGAACCGGAATTTTTAACCGGCATGCCTGATTTTGATGATGATGAAGGCCGGGTGGCCCAGGTGAAAATTGGCAACAATCATATTTTCGGGGTTTATTTTCCTAATGGTGGTAAGTCGGATGCAGCCTGGCAGGGAAAGTTGACGTTTTATGAAGATTTTTTGGCCTACATCAACGGTTTGCGTGCGAACGGAGACAACGTCATTTTTGCCGGCGACGTCAACTGCTGCCATGAAGCCATAGATATTGCCCGGCCCAAAGAGAATGACGGCAAGATCGGCTACCATCCCGAGGAGAGAAAACGGATATCAGCCTGGATTGATAATGGTTGGATCGATGTCTGGCGCCAAACCTACCCTGATAAAGGTGATGTCTATTCCTGGTGGAGTTTTCGCTCAGCGGCAAGGTCGCGGAATGTCGGTTGGCGCCTTGACTATTTTTTCGCCGACCGGGATTTCTTTCCCCGGGTGCGAAAAATTGCCTATCTGGGGGAGCAGATGGGTAGTGATCATTGCCCGGTGATGATGGAGGTGGACAAGCTGCAAGAATAG
- a CDS encoding NAD+ synthase, producing MTPVLPVIIPSLSRPLNRPANRPFSKPMNIAIAQLNPIVGDIEGNIARLKQVLEKLIFEQPDLTVFPELYLTGYPPRDLLDRPAFISEAEKGLEKICLFSKSFPDMGLLLGTVVRELDAGRPKLFNAAVLLQNGKVLFTQKKSLLPVYDVFDERRYFIPATEVLIYEFKGERLGISICEDAWNDPEIQESPSYALDPIDLLAKQRATLMINISASPYQVGKDRLRHEIIRYHARKHQLPFILVNQVGGNDELIFDGHSFTVNRAGEVTMAAGGFAEEVKCVNLAEIAAGSSAVASSSTADDELKKIHQALVLGVKDYCRKCGFRQAIVGLSGGIDSALVCCLAVEALGRKNVWGIGMPSPYSSAGSISDAGKLAENLGIRFDLIPIRKLYESYLNSLSPLFADRAADVTEENLQARIRGTLLMALSNKFGHLLLTTGNKSELAVGYCTLYGDMCGGLGVISDLPKTLVYQLAEQLNESREIIPREIISKAPSAELRPDQKDQDTLPPYDILDQVLAYIIDQGLSAADIIAEGFEPENVQWVARAVRRNEYKRRQAAPGLKITSKAFGMGRRMPIAARYNI from the coding sequence GTGACGCCTGTTTTACCGGTAATTATCCCATCACTTTCCCGGCCATTGAACAGGCCAGCCAACCGGCCCTTTTCTAAGCCAATGAATATTGCCATTGCCCAGCTCAATCCAATAGTGGGGGATATTGAGGGAAACATTGCCCGGCTGAAACAGGTATTGGAAAAGCTGATTTTTGAGCAGCCGGATTTGACAGTGTTCCCGGAACTTTATCTTACCGGCTATCCACCCCGGGATCTGCTTGATCGTCCGGCATTCATCAGCGAAGCCGAAAAAGGCCTGGAGAAAATCTGCCTGTTTTCCAAAAGCTTCCCTGACATGGGCCTGCTGCTGGGCACCGTCGTCCGGGAGCTGGATGCCGGAAGGCCGAAGCTTTTCAATGCTGCCGTACTACTGCAAAACGGGAAGGTTCTCTTTACCCAGAAAAAATCTCTGCTGCCGGTTTATGACGTTTTTGATGAGCGCCGCTATTTTATCCCCGCAACGGAAGTGCTGATTTATGAATTCAAGGGCGAACGGCTGGGAATTTCTATCTGTGAAGATGCCTGGAACGACCCGGAAATACAGGAATCCCCATCGTATGCCCTGGACCCCATTGACCTGCTGGCAAAACAGCGGGCAACCCTGATGATTAACATTTCCGCTTCACCCTATCAGGTGGGCAAAGACCGGCTGCGCCATGAGATCATTCGTTACCATGCCCGGAAGCACCAGCTGCCTTTCATTCTGGTCAACCAGGTGGGGGGTAATGATGAACTGATCTTTGACGGCCATAGTTTTACGGTTAACAGGGCCGGTGAAGTAACCATGGCCGCCGGGGGCTTCGCTGAGGAGGTAAAATGCGTTAACCTGGCGGAAATTGCGGCTGGCAGCAGCGCTGTGGCATCATCATCGACAGCCGATGATGAACTGAAAAAAATTCACCAGGCCCTGGTTCTCGGAGTAAAGGATTATTGTCGAAAATGCGGGTTCCGACAGGCCATTGTCGGGCTTTCAGGCGGCATTGATTCGGCCCTGGTCTGCTGTCTGGCCGTGGAAGCCCTGGGGCGGAAAAACGTCTGGGGAATCGGCATGCCCTCTCCCTATTCTTCCGCCGGCAGCATCAGTGATGCCGGGAAACTGGCTGAAAACCTGGGCATCAGGTTTGACCTCATACCCATTAGAAAACTCTATGAAAGCTATTTGAATTCACTCTCCCCTTTATTTGCCGACCGGGCTGCTGATGTCACTGAAGAAAACCTCCAGGCGCGCATCAGGGGGACCCTGCTGATGGCCCTGTCCAACAAGTTCGGTCATCTGCTGCTGACCACCGGCAACAAAAGTGAACTGGCCGTAGGCTACTGCACCCTTTACGGCGACATGTGCGGCGGGCTGGGGGTTATTTCGGACCTGCCAAAAACTTTAGTATACCAACTGGCCGAACAGCTTAATGAATCCCGGGAGATTATTCCCCGGGAGATTATCAGCAAAGCTCCTTCGGCTGAATTACGGCCTGACCAGAAAGATCAGGATACCCTGCCGCCCTATGATATTCTTGACCAGGTATTGGCATATATTATAGATCAGGGATTATCTGCGGCTGACATCATCGCTGAAGGATTTGAGCCGGAAAATGTTCAATGGGTTGCCCGGGCGGTAAGACGCAACGAATACAAACGACGGCAGGCGGCTCCGGGGCTGAAAATCACCAGCAAGGCTTTCGGCATGGGACGGCGGATGCCGATCGCCGCCCGCTATAATATTTGA